Proteins from a genomic interval of Crassostrea angulata isolate pt1a10 chromosome 7, ASM2561291v2, whole genome shotgun sequence:
- the LOC128155777 gene encoding mechanosensory protein 2-like isoform X2, translating to MHSGSTGKVHPSQGQEQHTEQDGDIGCCGYILMAFSYILVALFFPLSLCLTIKVVQEYERAVIFRLGRVLPGGAKGPGLFFILPCIDDFKKTDMRTLTYDVPPQEILTKDSVTVAVDAVIYIRIFDATMATVNVSDAYQSTRLLAATTLRNVLGTRLMAELLTDRESIASNMKVQLDEATDPWGVKVERVEIKDVRLPIQLQRAMAAEAEASREARAKIVAAEGEQKASRALKEAADVMMESPAAIQLRYLQTLNSIAAEKNSTIIFPLPIDLLSSVGFPKRDVTQF from the exons ATGCACAGCGGTTCCACCGGGAAGGTCCATCCGTCGCAAG GTCAAGAGCAACATACTGAGCAGGATGGGGATATTGGTTGCTGTGGATACATTTTGATGGCATTTTCCTACATTCTTGTTGCATTGTTTTTCCCACTTTCCCTTTGTTTAACAATTAAG GTGGTGCAAGAGTATGAGAGGGCAGTCATTTTCAGACTGGGGCGAGTTTTACCTGGAGGAGCCAAAGGCCCAG GATTATTTTTCATCTTGCCTTGCATTGATGACTTTAAGAAAACTGATATGAGAACCCTTACATATGATGTGCCCCCACAAGAA ATCCTTACAAAAGACTCTGTCACTGTAGCTGTGGATGCCGTTATTTATATCAGAATCTTTGATGCTACCATGGCAACAGTCAATGTCTCTGATGCTTACCAGTCCACCCGTCTGTTAGCTGCTACCACATTAAGAAATGTCCTTGGAACCAGGCTTATGGCAGAGCTTTTGACTGATAGAGAATCCATTGCCTCAAACATGAAG gtaCAACTTGATGAAGCTACAGATCCCTGGGGTGTCAAAGTAGAGAGAGTTGAGAT TAAAGATGTCCGCCTCCCCATCCAGTTACAGAGAGCTATGGCAGCCGAGGCAGAAGCATCCAGAGAGGCCAGGGCTAAG ATTGTTGCTGCTGAAGGAGAACAGAAGGCGTCGCGTGCGCTGAAAGAAGCCGCTGATGTCATGATGGAGTCTCCGGCCGCCATTCAACTCCGTTACCTGCAGACTCTTAACTCCATCGCAGCAGAGAAGAACTCGACCATTATTTTCCCTCTGCCTATTGAT CTTTTATCATCTGTTGGTTTTCCAAAACGGGATGTAACACAATTCTGA
- the LOC128155777 gene encoding mechanosensory protein 2-like isoform X1 — protein sequence MAEDRQDLELVNSAKGQEQHTEQDGDIGCCGYILMAFSYILVALFFPLSLCLTIKVVQEYERAVIFRLGRVLPGGAKGPGLFFILPCIDDFKKTDMRTLTYDVPPQEILTKDSVTVAVDAVIYIRIFDATMATVNVSDAYQSTRLLAATTLRNVLGTRLMAELLTDRESIASNMKVQLDEATDPWGVKVERVEIKDVRLPIQLQRAMAAEAEASREARAKIVAAEGEQKASRALKEAADVMMESPAAIQLRYLQTLNSIAAEKNSTIIFPLPIDLLSSVGFPKRDVTQF from the exons ATGGCCGAGGACAGACAGGACTTAGAACTTGTTAACTCTGCAAAGG GTCAAGAGCAACATACTGAGCAGGATGGGGATATTGGTTGCTGTGGATACATTTTGATGGCATTTTCCTACATTCTTGTTGCATTGTTTTTCCCACTTTCCCTTTGTTTAACAATTAAG GTGGTGCAAGAGTATGAGAGGGCAGTCATTTTCAGACTGGGGCGAGTTTTACCTGGAGGAGCCAAAGGCCCAG GATTATTTTTCATCTTGCCTTGCATTGATGACTTTAAGAAAACTGATATGAGAACCCTTACATATGATGTGCCCCCACAAGAA ATCCTTACAAAAGACTCTGTCACTGTAGCTGTGGATGCCGTTATTTATATCAGAATCTTTGATGCTACCATGGCAACAGTCAATGTCTCTGATGCTTACCAGTCCACCCGTCTGTTAGCTGCTACCACATTAAGAAATGTCCTTGGAACCAGGCTTATGGCAGAGCTTTTGACTGATAGAGAATCCATTGCCTCAAACATGAAG gtaCAACTTGATGAAGCTACAGATCCCTGGGGTGTCAAAGTAGAGAGAGTTGAGAT TAAAGATGTCCGCCTCCCCATCCAGTTACAGAGAGCTATGGCAGCCGAGGCAGAAGCATCCAGAGAGGCCAGGGCTAAG ATTGTTGCTGCTGAAGGAGAACAGAAGGCGTCGCGTGCGCTGAAAGAAGCCGCTGATGTCATGATGGAGTCTCCGGCCGCCATTCAACTCCGTTACCTGCAGACTCTTAACTCCATCGCAGCAGAGAAGAACTCGACCATTATTTTCCCTCTGCCTATTGAT CTTTTATCATCTGTTGGTTTTCCAAAACGGGATGTAACACAATTCTGA
- the LOC128156266 gene encoding band 7 protein AAEL010189-like: MGQGEVDRDGDIGCCGYCLMFLSFILVVIFFPFSLCIAIKVVQEYERAVIFRLGRVVGGAKGPGLFFLWPCIDEMQKVDLRVLSYDVPPQEILTKDSVTVAVDAVVYYRIFDPIMSVCNVNDAFRSTQLLASTTLRNVLGTKAMSEVLSERESISQEMQHILDVSTDPWGMKVERVEIKDVRLPIQLQRAMAAEAEAAREARAKVVAAEGEQKASRALKEAADVIAESPAALQLRYLQTLNSISAEKNSTIIFPLPINMLSSIMKK, from the exons ATGGGACAAGGTG AGGTGGACCGAGATGGCGACATCGGTTGCTGTGGATACTGCCTGATGTTTCTATCCTTCATCTTGGTGGTCATATTCTTTCCATTTTCACTCTGCATAGCAATCAAG GTGGTGCAGGAATATGAAAGAGCTGTTATTTTCAGACTGGGACGTGTGGTTGGAGGTGCAAAAGGACCAG gACTGTTTTTTCTGTGGCCATGTATTGATGAAATGCAAAAAGTTGACCTCAGAGTTTTGTCTTATGATGTTCCACCACAGGAG ATTTTGACTAAGGATTCGGTGACGGTGGCAGTAGACGCTGTAGTATATTACAGGATCTTTGACCCCATTATGTCGGTGTGTAACGTTAATGACGCCTTTAGATCCACACAGCTGCTGGCTTCTACTACACTTAGAAATGTACTGGGTACCAAAGCCATGTCGGAAGTTCTGTCAGAACGAGAAAGCATCTCTCAAGAAATGCAG CATATTTTGGATGTGTCAACTGATCCTTGGGGAATGAAGGTTGAGAGAGTAGAAAT TAAAGATGTCCGCCTCCCTATCCAGTTACAGAGAGCTATGGCGGCTGAGGCTGAAGCTGCAAGAGAAGCCAGGGCCAAG GTGGTTGCTGCTGAGGGAGAACAGAAGGCGTCCAGAGCACTGAAAGAGGCCGCTGATGTCATTGCCGAATCACCCGCAGCACTCCAGCTCCGATACTTACAGACTCTCAACTCAATCTCTGCCGAGAAAAATTCGACCATCATATTCCCTCTCCCCATCAACATGCTTTCTTCAATAATGAAGAAGTAA
- the LOC128155777 gene encoding mechanosensory protein 2-like isoform X3 yields MQRGQEQHTEQDGDIGCCGYILMAFSYILVALFFPLSLCLTIKVVQEYERAVIFRLGRVLPGGAKGPGLFFILPCIDDFKKTDMRTLTYDVPPQEILTKDSVTVAVDAVIYIRIFDATMATVNVSDAYQSTRLLAATTLRNVLGTRLMAELLTDRESIASNMKVQLDEATDPWGVKVERVEIKDVRLPIQLQRAMAAEAEASREARAKIVAAEGEQKASRALKEAADVMMESPAAIQLRYLQTLNSIAAEKNSTIIFPLPIDLLSSVGFPKRDVTQF; encoded by the exons ATGCAGCGAG GTCAAGAGCAACATACTGAGCAGGATGGGGATATTGGTTGCTGTGGATACATTTTGATGGCATTTTCCTACATTCTTGTTGCATTGTTTTTCCCACTTTCCCTTTGTTTAACAATTAAG GTGGTGCAAGAGTATGAGAGGGCAGTCATTTTCAGACTGGGGCGAGTTTTACCTGGAGGAGCCAAAGGCCCAG GATTATTTTTCATCTTGCCTTGCATTGATGACTTTAAGAAAACTGATATGAGAACCCTTACATATGATGTGCCCCCACAAGAA ATCCTTACAAAAGACTCTGTCACTGTAGCTGTGGATGCCGTTATTTATATCAGAATCTTTGATGCTACCATGGCAACAGTCAATGTCTCTGATGCTTACCAGTCCACCCGTCTGTTAGCTGCTACCACATTAAGAAATGTCCTTGGAACCAGGCTTATGGCAGAGCTTTTGACTGATAGAGAATCCATTGCCTCAAACATGAAG gtaCAACTTGATGAAGCTACAGATCCCTGGGGTGTCAAAGTAGAGAGAGTTGAGAT TAAAGATGTCCGCCTCCCCATCCAGTTACAGAGAGCTATGGCAGCCGAGGCAGAAGCATCCAGAGAGGCCAGGGCTAAG ATTGTTGCTGCTGAAGGAGAACAGAAGGCGTCGCGTGCGCTGAAAGAAGCCGCTGATGTCATGATGGAGTCTCCGGCCGCCATTCAACTCCGTTACCTGCAGACTCTTAACTCCATCGCAGCAGAGAAGAACTCGACCATTATTTTCCCTCTGCCTATTGAT CTTTTATCATCTGTTGGTTTTCCAAAACGGGATGTAACACAATTCTGA